Proteins from a genomic interval of Nitrospinota bacterium:
- a CDS encoding universal stress protein: protein MADNVILCPVDLSPISIKALKKAAELARIYNAKLALLHVDEHLMDEKEMVMLRVSVKDFQERQKKYMEEVEKKMVEEVKKAGADDLKVDYIQKEGKKAYKEILEVADEINAYMIVMGTSGHSSIEELFLGSNVENVVRRSKIPVLTIRG, encoded by the coding sequence ATGGCAGACAATGTAATACTTTGCCCTGTGGATTTAAGCCCCATATCGATAAAGGCACTCAAGAAAGCAGCTGAACTTGCCCGTATCTATAATGCCAAGCTGGCACTGCTCCATGTTGACGAGCATCTCATGGATGAGAAAGAAATGGTCATGCTGAGGGTTAGTGTTAAGGATTTTCAGGAGAGACAGAAAAAATATATGGAAGAAGTGGAAAAGAAAATGGTCGAAGAGGTCAAAAAGGCAGGCGCAGATGATTTAAAAGTCGATTATATACAGAAAGAGGGTAAAAAAGCATATAAAGAGATACTGGAGGTTGCTGATGAAATCAATGCTTATATGATTGTGATGGGAACAAGTGGTCATTCAAGCATTGAGGAACTCTTTCTGGGAAGTAATGTCGAAAACGTGGTGCGCCGCTCCAAGATTCCTGTCTTAACGATTCGAGGATAA
- a CDS encoding 5-formyltetrahydrofolate cyclo-ligase, giving the protein MQKQEIRKRIWNLMEKEGVSLFPGSKGRIPNFKGADSAANLLSNLKEWQNAKAIKANPDSPQRAVRHLALNSGKTIFMAVPRLRDKKCFIKLDPSKINPKDISKASSIKGAFKYGIPVHPKEIQQVDLIVAGSVAVSRKGSRIGKGGGFSDLEYAIGREFGFVKEDIPIVTTVHPLQIVDGELPECDHDFKIDFIVTPDEVISTKREGGRPKGIIREHLKEEKIEEIPILQEILS; this is encoded by the coding sequence ATGCAGAAACAAGAAATTCGCAAAAGAATCTGGAATTTGATGGAAAAAGAAGGAGTCTCTCTTTTCCCCGGCTCCAAGGGAAGAATTCCTAATTTTAAAGGCGCGGATAGCGCAGCAAATCTCCTCTCCAATCTCAAAGAATGGCAGAATGCGAAGGCAATTAAGGCAAATCCTGACTCTCCACAAAGAGCAGTCAGGCATCTCGCCCTAAACTCTGGCAAGACGATTTTTATGGCTGTGCCAAGGCTAAGAGATAAAAAATGTTTCATCAAACTCGATCCCTCAAAAATTAATCCCAAAGATATCTCAAAGGCCTCTTCGATAAAGGGTGCTTTCAAATACGGTATTCCTGTTCATCCCAAAGAAATCCAACAAGTCGACCTGATTGTTGCCGGCTCAGTAGCCGTAAGCAGAAAAGGGAGTAGAATCGGCAAAGGGGGTGGCTTTTCTGATCTGGAGTATGCTATTGGACGGGAATTTGGTTTTGTGAAAGAGGATATACCCATTGTAACGACTGTTCATCCCCTTCAGATTGTGGATGGAGAGCTTCCAGAGTGTGACCATGACTTTAAAATTGATTTTATTGTTACACCGGATGAGGTTATCTCAACAAAAAGGGAGGGTGGCAGGCCCAAAGGAATCATAAGAGAACATCTCAAAGAAGAAAAAATTGAAGAAATCCCTATTCTTCAAGAAATCCTGTCTTGA
- a CDS encoding NADH:flavin oxidoreductase, whose translation MPLLFTEKKIGSLEIKNRIVRSATYEKMATENGEVTERLIECHKELARGGAGLIITGHAFVHPMGKVSHFMTGIQSDDMIPGLRRLTDSVHNEGGKICIQINHGGRQVDKKAIGGKTPLAPSPVPDRVSKTSPREMTDGEIQEVIEAFCLASERAKMAGFDAVQIHGAHGFLISEFISPYTNRREDIWGGSLENRMRFPLEVYSGVRRVVSKDYPVLIKLNSEDFLEGGLEVKESIAIALELEKEGIDAIEISGGMRESRLGAARRDILKEDMEAYFLANAREFRKALNIPLILVGGLRSMKVMEGVLEEGTVDFVSMSRPLIREPDLPNKMKEGKEKADCISCNGCFGLKLEYTRCTQVKK comes from the coding sequence ATGCCCCTCTTATTTACCGAAAAGAAAATAGGAAGCCTTGAGATAAAGAATCGTATTGTCCGCTCTGCAACCTATGAAAAGATGGCTACAGAAAATGGAGAGGTTACAGAGAGACTCATCGAATGTCATAAAGAGCTCGCAAGAGGCGGAGCTGGTCTTATTATCACGGGTCATGCCTTTGTCCATCCCATGGGCAAGGTGAGTCATTTCATGACAGGGATTCAAAGTGATGACATGATTCCAGGACTTAGGAGACTCACAGATTCCGTTCATAATGAAGGGGGAAAGATTTGCATCCAGATAAACCACGGCGGTCGACAGGTAGACAAAAAGGCTATTGGAGGCAAAACCCCTCTGGCTCCTTCTCCTGTTCCTGACCGAGTAAGTAAGACCTCTCCAAGAGAGATGACAGATGGTGAAATTCAAGAAGTCATAGAGGCCTTTTGTTTAGCTTCTGAAAGAGCAAAAATGGCTGGTTTTGATGCTGTCCAGATTCACGGGGCACATGGATTTCTCATAAGTGAGTTTATCTCCCCTTATACGAACAGGAGAGAGGATATATGGGGAGGGAGTTTGGAAAACAGAATGCGCTTTCCATTGGAGGTCTACAGTGGGGTGAGAAGGGTGGTTAGTAAGGATTATCCCGTATTGATTAAGCTCAACTCTGAAGATTTTTTGGAAGGGGGTCTTGAGGTCAAAGAGAGCATTGCCATAGCTTTGGAATTAGAAAAGGAGGGGATTGATGCCATTGAAATCAGCGGAGGAATGAGGGAATCAAGACTCGGTGCAGCCAGGAGGGATATCCTGAAAGAGGATATGGAGGCCTATTTCCTTGCCAATGCAAGAGAGTTCAGGAAGGCTCTGAATATCCCTCTCATCCTTGTTGGAGGGTTGAGATCAATGAAGGTTATGGAGGGGGTTCTGGAGGAGGGGACAGTTGATTTTGTCTCGATGAGCCGGCCGCTCATCAGAGAGCCAGATCTCCCAAATAAAATGAAAGAGGGAAAGGAAAAGGCGGACTGTATCTCCTGCAATGGCTGTTTTGGTTTAAAACTCGAATATACTCGCTGCACACAGGTTAAAAAATGA